From one Rhizobium lentis genomic stretch:
- the rho gene encoding transcription termination factor Rho produces MAEMKLQELKSKSPTDLLAFAESLEVENASTMRKQELMFAILKMLASQDVEIIGEGVVEVLQDGFGFLRSANANYLPGPDDIYISPSQIRRFSLKTGDTVEGPIRGPKEGERYFALLKVNTINFDDPEKIRHKVHFDNLTPLYPNERFKMELDIPTSKDLSPRVIDLVAPLGKGQRGLIVAPPRTGKTVLLQNIAHSITANHPECYLIVLLIDERPEEVTDMQRSVRGEVISSTFDEPAVRHVQVAEMVIEKAKRLVEHGRDVVILLDSITRLGRAYNTVVPSSGKVLTGGVDANALQRPKRFFGAARNIEEGGSLTIIATALIDTGSRMDEVIFEEFKGTGNSEIVLDRKVADKRIFPAMDILKSGTRKEDLLVPRQDLQKIFVLRRILAPMGTTDAIEFLIDKLKQTKNNSDFFDSMNT; encoded by the coding sequence ATGGCTGAAATGAAGCTTCAGGAACTTAAGAGCAAATCCCCGACGGATCTTCTGGCTTTCGCCGAATCGCTCGAGGTCGAGAATGCAAGCACAATGCGCAAACAGGAGCTGATGTTTGCGATCCTCAAAATGCTTGCCAGCCAGGATGTGGAAATCATCGGCGAAGGAGTCGTCGAGGTGCTGCAGGACGGTTTCGGCTTTCTGCGTTCGGCCAACGCCAACTATCTGCCGGGTCCTGACGACATCTATATTTCTCCATCACAGATCCGCCGTTTCTCCCTGAAGACCGGTGACACGGTGGAGGGACCGATTCGCGGACCAAAGGAAGGTGAACGCTATTTCGCACTGCTCAAGGTCAACACCATCAATTTCGACGATCCGGAAAAGATCCGTCACAAGGTTCATTTCGACAATCTGACGCCGCTCTATCCGAACGAACGCTTCAAGATGGAGCTGGACATCCCCACCTCCAAGGACCTGTCGCCGCGCGTGATCGATCTCGTTGCGCCGCTCGGCAAGGGTCAGCGCGGACTGATCGTCGCACCGCCGCGCACGGGTAAGACCGTGCTTCTGCAGAATATCGCGCATTCGATCACGGCAAACCATCCGGAGTGCTATCTCATCGTTCTTCTGATCGACGAGCGTCCCGAGGAAGTGACCGACATGCAGCGTTCCGTCCGCGGCGAAGTCATTTCCTCGACCTTCGACGAACCGGCAGTCCGTCACGTCCAGGTGGCGGAGATGGTCATCGAAAAAGCCAAGCGTCTCGTCGAGCATGGCCGCGACGTCGTCATCCTGCTCGATTCGATCACCCGTCTCGGCCGTGCCTACAACACGGTTGTTCCTTCTTCCGGCAAGGTTCTGACCGGCGGTGTCGATGCCAATGCACTGCAGCGGCCGAAGCGCTTCTTCGGTGCGGCGCGCAATATCGAGGAAGGCGGTTCGCTGACGATCATCGCAACGGCGCTGATCGATACCGGCAGCCGCATGGACGAAGTCATCTTCGAAGAGTTCAAGGGTACCGGCAACTCAGAAATCGTCCTCGACCGCAAGGTCGCCGACAAGCGCATCTTCCCGGCGATGGACATTCTGAAGTCCGGCACGCGCAAGGAAGACCTTCTTGTTCCGCGCCAGGATCTGCAGAAGATTTTTGTTCTTCGCCGCATTCTCGCTCCGATGGGCACCACCGATGCGATCGAATTCCTGATCGACAAACTCAAACAGACGAAGAACAATTCCGACTTCTTCGACTCGATGAACACCTGA
- the hemJ gene encoding protoporphyrinogen oxidase HemJ translates to MTIEKQTDGRAGVYARRRAYFALAFFALIAVGLFAWNPDNLYLWIKALHIIAVISWMAGLFYMPRLFIYHTDAAPGSVQSETFKVMERRLLRIIMTPAMMLTWIFGLYLAWSVYGFQGGWLHAKMGLVVLLTAIHIFFSRAVRAFERDENRRSARYWRFMNEAPTLLMIVIVILVVVKPF, encoded by the coding sequence GTGACGATAGAGAAACAGACGGACGGCAGAGCCGGTGTCTACGCCCGGCGCCGCGCTTATTTTGCGCTGGCCTTCTTCGCGCTGATCGCGGTCGGACTTTTCGCCTGGAATCCCGACAACCTCTATCTCTGGATCAAGGCGCTGCATATCATCGCGGTCATTTCCTGGATGGCAGGACTGTTCTACATGCCGCGGCTGTTCATCTATCATACCGACGCCGCACCAGGCTCGGTACAGTCGGAAACCTTCAAGGTAATGGAGCGCCGGTTGCTTCGCATCATCATGACGCCGGCGATGATGCTGACCTGGATCTTCGGTCTCTATCTCGCCTGGTCGGTCTACGGATTCCAGGGTGGCTGGCTGCATGCCAAGATGGGTCTGGTCGTGCTGCTGACCGCGATCCATATCTTCTTCAGCCGGGCCGTGCGCGCTTTCGAGCGGGATGAAAATCGCCGTTCGGCACGCTACTGGCGGTTCATGAATGAAGCGCCGACATTGCTGATGATCGTGATCGTGATCCTCGTCGTGGTGAAGCCGTTTTGA
- the hemE gene encoding uroporphyrinogen decarboxylase — protein MSDMRRKIMRVLDGESLFPPPLWLMRQAGRYLPEYRETRAKAGSFLDLCYTPDHAVEVTLQPIRRYGFDAAILFSDILVIPDAMKRNVRFTESHGPEMDPIDEAGIGRLNGEDVVDYLRPVLETVRRLRDELPDETTLLGFCGAPWTVATYMIAGHGTPDQAPARLFAYKHPRAFEHLLMLLADVSADYLVAQIDAGADAVQIFDSWAGVLGEKEFEAFAIRPVARMIASIKSQRPQARIIAFAKGAGYQLKAYRQKTGADAIGLDWSVPLAFAAELQKDGPVQGNLDPMRVVAGGRALEEGIDDILQHLGNGPLIFNLGHGITPQADPEHVRLLVDRVRGARMRGQP, from the coding sequence TTGAGCGACATGCGGCGAAAGATCATGAGGGTTCTCGATGGCGAAAGCCTCTTCCCTCCCCCTCTCTGGCTGATGAGACAAGCAGGACGTTATCTCCCGGAATACAGAGAGACCCGGGCAAAGGCTGGAAGTTTCCTCGATCTCTGCTACACGCCCGATCACGCGGTCGAGGTGACATTGCAGCCGATCCGCCGCTATGGCTTTGATGCGGCGATCCTGTTTTCCGATATTCTCGTCATTCCGGATGCGATGAAGCGCAATGTCCGTTTCACCGAAAGCCATGGGCCGGAGATGGATCCGATCGATGAAGCGGGTATCGGCAGATTGAACGGCGAAGACGTTGTCGATTATCTCAGACCGGTTCTGGAAACGGTGCGGCGGCTGCGGGACGAGCTGCCTGATGAGACGACGCTGCTCGGTTTCTGCGGCGCACCCTGGACGGTTGCGACCTATATGATCGCCGGTCACGGGACCCCGGACCAGGCCCCTGCCCGTCTCTTCGCCTACAAGCATCCCCGTGCCTTCGAGCATCTGCTGATGCTGCTCGCCGACGTCTCGGCCGACTATCTTGTGGCCCAGATCGACGCCGGCGCCGATGCCGTCCAGATCTTCGATTCCTGGGCGGGTGTTCTCGGTGAGAAGGAGTTCGAGGCCTTTGCCATCAGGCCGGTTGCGCGGATGATCGCCTCGATCAAATCGCAACGGCCGCAGGCCCGCATCATCGCCTTCGCCAAGGGCGCGGGCTATCAGTTGAAAGCGTATCGTCAGAAGACCGGTGCGGACGCGATCGGCCTCGACTGGTCGGTGCCGTTGGCCTTTGCCGCCGAACTTCAGAAGGATGGTCCGGTTCAGGGCAATCTCGATCCGATGCGCGTGGTCGCCGGCGGCCGGGCTTTGGAAGAGGGAATTGACGATATTCTGCAGCATCTCGGCAATGGACCGCTGATCTTCAATCTCGGCCACGGCATCACGCCGCAAGCCGATCCCGAACATGTGCGTCTGCTGGTCGACCGGGTGCGGGGCGCGCGGATGCGGGGTCAGCCGTGA
- a CDS encoding pyruvate, water dikinase regulatory protein, with product MENRTNFFHLHLISDSTGETLISAGRAASAQFRSAQPIEHVYPLIRNRKQLLPVLQAIDDAPGIVLYTIVDRELASLIDERCVEMGVASVNVLEPVMNAFQIYLGAPSRRRVGAQHVMNAGYFARIEALNFTMDHDDGQMPDDYNDADVVIIGISRTSKTPTSIYLANRGIKTANIPIVYGVPLPESLFAATKPLIVCLIATTDRISQVRENRILGATQGFDREHYTDRAAISEELKYARSLCARHNWPLIDVTRRSIEETAAAIVALRPKLR from the coding sequence GTGGAGAACAGAACGAACTTCTTTCATCTGCATCTGATTTCTGACTCGACGGGAGAGACTCTGATCTCCGCCGGCCGCGCCGCCTCGGCGCAGTTCAGGTCCGCTCAGCCGATCGAGCACGTCTATCCTCTGATCCGCAATCGCAAGCAGCTGCTGCCGGTTCTGCAGGCGATCGATGACGCGCCGGGAATCGTCCTCTACACCATTGTCGACCGGGAGCTGGCGAGCCTGATCGACGAGCGCTGCGTCGAAATGGGTGTCGCCTCGGTGAACGTGTTGGAACCGGTGATGAATGCGTTCCAGATCTATCTCGGCGCCCCGTCGCGTCGCCGGGTCGGCGCCCAGCACGTGATGAATGCCGGTTACTTCGCCCGCATCGAAGCACTGAATTTCACTATGGATCACGATGACGGCCAAATGCCGGACGATTACAACGACGCCGATGTCGTCATCATCGGAATCAGCCGGACATCGAAAACGCCGACCAGCATCTATCTCGCCAATCGCGGCATCAAGACGGCTAATATTCCGATCGTCTATGGCGTGCCCCTGCCGGAAAGTCTTTTTGCCGCGACCAAACCGCTGATCGTTTGCCTGATCGCCACGACCGACCGCATTTCCCAGGTGCGGGAAAACCGGATACTCGGAGCGACGCAAGGTTTCGATCGCGAACATTATACCGATCGCGCCGCAATTTCCGAGGAGCTGAAATATGCCCGCTCGCTCTGCGCGCGCCACAACTGGCCGCTGATCGACGTTACTCGCCGCTCGATCGAAGAAACGGCCGCGGCAATCGTTGCTCTGCGCCCGAAGCTGCGCTAA
- a CDS encoding Maf-like protein produces the protein MKPKLILASSSPFRRMLMENAGLSFEAHAAAIDERALEAPLEKAGATPDAVALILAKAKAEEVSRRFPDGLVIGSDQTMSLGDRVFHKPKDMAEAAGHLQALSGVTHRLNSAVAIVSNGVVLWDHLAHAELRMRPLSADFIARHLTRVGERALSSVGAYQLEGQGIQLFEKIEGDYFTILGLPMLPLLKKLRELGAIDG, from the coding sequence ATGAAGCCGAAACTCATCCTTGCATCGTCGAGCCCGTTTCGCCGAATGCTGATGGAAAATGCCGGTCTCTCCTTCGAGGCGCATGCTGCGGCGATCGACGAGCGGGCGCTCGAAGCACCGTTGGAGAAAGCCGGCGCAACGCCGGATGCCGTCGCCCTCATCCTGGCCAAGGCCAAGGCCGAGGAAGTCAGCCGCCGTTTTCCGGATGGGCTGGTCATCGGTTCCGATCAGACGATGTCGCTCGGCGATCGGGTCTTTCACAAGCCGAAGGATATGGCCGAGGCCGCTGGCCACCTTCAGGCTCTCTCTGGCGTGACCCACCGCTTGAACAGTGCGGTTGCCATTGTCAGCAATGGCGTGGTCTTGTGGGATCATCTCGCCCATGCGGAGCTGAGGATGCGACCGTTGTCGGCAGATTTCATCGCCAGGCATCTGACGCGCGTCGGCGAACGGGCGCTTTCCAGCGTTGGCGCCTATCAATTGGAGGGGCAGGGGATCCAGCTCTTCGAAAAAATCGAGGGTGACTATTTCACGATTCTCGGTCTGCCGATGCTGCCGCTTCTGAAAAAATTGCGCGAACTCGGAGCAATCGATGGATGA
- a CDS encoding shikimate dehydrogenase, whose protein sequence is MDDSRETFGPKAFVTGFPVKHSRSPLIHGYWLKTLDLPGSYRAHEVAPEAFADFIRTLKDGSSGFVGGNVTIPHKELAFRLADNPDALSRELGATNTLWLEDGVLHATNTDGRGFTANLDERHPGWDRHGIAVIFGAGGASRAIIQAVRDRGFKEIHVVNRTVERAHELADRFGPKVHAHPAGALAEVMKGAGLFVNTTSLGMDGEVAPKLDFTPLAAEAVVTDIVYVPLKTPILAQAQEQGFPIVDGLGMLLHQAVPGFEKWFGKRPVVDAALRALIIADVEAH, encoded by the coding sequence ATGGATGATTCACGTGAAACATTCGGGCCGAAAGCGTTTGTCACTGGCTTTCCCGTCAAACATTCGCGCTCGCCGTTGATCCATGGATATTGGCTGAAGACGCTCGACCTGCCCGGCAGCTACCGTGCCCACGAAGTCGCGCCAGAGGCCTTTGCCGATTTCATCCGCACGCTGAAGGATGGCAGCTCCGGCTTTGTTGGCGGCAATGTCACCATTCCCCATAAAGAATTGGCCTTCCGGCTCGCCGACAACCCGGACGCACTGTCACGCGAACTCGGTGCCACCAACACGCTCTGGCTGGAGGACGGCGTTCTCCATGCGACAAACACCGACGGCCGCGGTTTCACCGCCAATCTCGACGAACGTCATCCGGGCTGGGACCGTCATGGCATTGCCGTTATCTTTGGCGCCGGCGGCGCCAGCCGGGCGATCATCCAGGCGGTGCGTGATCGCGGCTTCAAGGAAATCCACGTCGTCAACCGCACCGTCGAACGAGCGCATGAACTGGCCGATCGTTTTGGCCCGAAAGTTCACGCCCATCCGGCTGGCGCGCTCGCCGAAGTGATGAAAGGCGCCGGTCTGTTCGTCAATACCACCTCGCTCGGCATGGACGGCGAGGTCGCACCGAAGCTCGACTTCACCCCTCTTGCAGCCGAGGCCGTCGTCACTGATATCGTCTATGTGCCTCTGAAGACGCCGATCCTGGCCCAGGCGCAAGAGCAGGGATTTCCGATCGTCGATGGTCTCGGCATGCTGCTGCACCAAGCTGTGCCGGGATTTGAGAAATGGTTCGGCAAACGTCCCGTCGTCGACGCGGCGCTGCGCGCCCTGATCATCGCAGATGTGGAAGCACACTGA
- the coaE gene encoding dephospho-CoA kinase (Dephospho-CoA kinase (CoaE) performs the final step in coenzyme A biosynthesis.), giving the protein MLKIGLTGSIGMGKSTAGKLFAEAGIPLNDSDAVVHDLYAGEAAPLVDAAFPGTMKDGAVDRHELGRQLALDPHGFKRLEAIVHPLVRKREREFLAQQRAAGAEMVLLDIPLLFETGAWERVDVIVVVSTDPQIQRERVLAREDMTEEKFDMILSRQTPDAEKRRRADYLIDTSHSIAETKERVLEIVADLKKRIASGEFRNA; this is encoded by the coding sequence ATGCTGAAGATTGGTCTCACCGGCTCCATCGGAATGGGAAAATCGACGGCCGGCAAACTCTTTGCCGAGGCCGGGATCCCGCTGAACGATTCGGATGCCGTCGTCCATGATCTCTATGCCGGGGAGGCTGCGCCCCTGGTGGACGCCGCCTTCCCGGGCACGATGAAGGATGGAGCCGTCGACCGGCACGAACTCGGCCGGCAGCTGGCGCTCGATCCCCACGGTTTCAAACGCCTGGAGGCGATCGTTCACCCGCTGGTCCGCAAGCGCGAGAGGGAATTTCTGGCGCAACAGCGCGCCGCCGGCGCCGAAATGGTTCTGCTCGATATTCCGCTGCTCTTCGAAACCGGCGCCTGGGAAAGAGTGGATGTCATCGTCGTCGTCAGCACCGATCCACAGATTCAGCGCGAGAGGGTGCTTGCGCGGGAAGACATGACCGAGGAAAAATTCGACATGATTCTCTCGCGCCAGACGCCGGACGCGGAAAAACGGCGCCGTGCTGATTACCTGATCGACACCAGCCACAGTATCGCGGAGACGAAGGAACGGGTGCTTGAGATTGTCGCCGACCTGAAAAAGCGGATTGCCAGCGGAGAATTCCGGAATGCGTGA
- the dnaQ gene encoding DNA polymerase III subunit epsilon, producing the protein MREIIFDTETTGLDNRTDRIIEIGGIELFNHFPTGNTIHIYINPGDQKVHPDALAVHGITDEFLKDKKPFAEVAEEILAFFGDAKWIAHNATFDMGFINAEFARLGLPPILPDKVVDTLSMARRKNPMGPNSLDALCRRYGIDNSHRTKHGALLDSELLAEVYIEMIGGRQAAFGLSISGQSGQAARGEMVTEDDLLIAAPLERPRPLAPRLSPAEAQAHEALVAKLGEKGIWAKYRSPN; encoded by the coding sequence ATGCGTGAAATCATTTTCGATACGGAAACCACCGGCCTGGATAACCGGACGGACCGCATCATCGAAATCGGCGGCATCGAACTCTTCAACCATTTCCCCACAGGCAATACGATCCACATCTACATCAACCCTGGAGACCAGAAGGTTCATCCGGATGCACTCGCCGTGCACGGCATTACCGACGAGTTCCTGAAGGACAAGAAGCCATTTGCCGAGGTCGCCGAAGAGATCCTTGCCTTCTTCGGCGACGCGAAGTGGATTGCCCATAACGCCACCTTCGATATGGGCTTCATCAATGCCGAATTCGCCCGGCTGGGTTTGCCGCCAATCTTGCCGGACAAGGTGGTCGATACACTGTCGATGGCGCGGCGCAAAAATCCGATGGGGCCGAATTCTCTCGATGCGCTCTGCCGGCGTTACGGCATCGACAATTCGCACCGCACCAAACACGGCGCGCTGCTCGACTCCGAATTGCTGGCCGAGGTCTATATCGAGATGATCGGCGGCAGGCAGGCAGCATTCGGCCTGAGCATATCAGGTCAATCCGGCCAGGCGGCACGCGGTGAAATGGTGACGGAAGACGATTTGCTGATTGCCGCACCGCTCGAACGGCCCCGCCCGCTCGCACCTCGCCTCAGCCCGGCCGAAGCGCAGGCGCACGAGGCCCTGGTCGCCAAGCTCGGTGAAAAAGGCATCTGGGCAAAATACCGCAGCCCTAATTGA
- the secB gene encoding protein-export chaperone SecB, with protein MADDNNSNGATNPTLSILAQYTKDLSFENPGAPRSLQARDKAPTININVNVNANPLSDTDFDVVLSLNAEAKDGDKTVFHTELVYGGVFRVAGFPQEHMLPVLFIECPRMLFPFARQIIADVTRNGGFPPLMIDPIDFTQMFAQRVAEEQARAKVQAVPN; from the coding sequence ATGGCAGACGATAACAACAGCAACGGCGCGACCAACCCCACCCTTTCGATCCTTGCGCAATACACCAAGGACCTCTCCTTCGAAAATCCGGGTGCGCCGCGTTCGCTGCAGGCCCGCGACAAGGCGCCGACGATCAACATCAATGTGAACGTCAACGCCAATCCGCTTTCCGACACGGATTTCGATGTCGTGCTGTCGCTGAATGCCGAAGCCAAGGACGGCGACAAGACGGTCTTCCATACCGAGCTCGTCTATGGCGGCGTCTTCCGCGTTGCCGGTTTCCCGCAGGAACACATGCTGCCGGTCCTCTTCATCGAGTGCCCACGCATGCTCTTCCCCTTCGCCCGTCAGATCATCGCCGACGTGACCCGCAACGGCGGCTTCCCGCCGCTGATGATCGACCCGATCGATTTCACGCAGATGTTTGCCCAGCGGGTCGCCGAAGAACAGGCCCGCGCCAAGGTTCAGGCCGTTCCGAACTGA
- a CDS encoding FxsA family protein: protein MRFSILPAFILLLPLGEIAGFVVVGRAIGLALTLALVMASFVLGVVLLRRQGIGILRRMSSEGRNGVMPGRDLLKPVMTVIAALMLIIPGFLTDIVAILILLPPVREFIWRAIAKRFVVVNAKGGFSAGPKSDFRDRNPNSKVVDLDEEDYHREPDRKSPWSGKHLGD, encoded by the coding sequence ATGCGTTTTTCAATCCTGCCGGCTTTCATTCTGCTGCTGCCGCTTGGCGAAATTGCCGGTTTCGTCGTCGTCGGCCGGGCGATCGGCCTGGCGCTGACACTTGCGCTCGTCATGGCAAGTTTCGTTCTCGGCGTGGTCCTGCTGCGCCGGCAGGGTATCGGGATCCTGCGCCGCATGTCGAGCGAAGGACGGAACGGCGTGATGCCGGGGCGCGATCTCCTGAAGCCAGTGATGACGGTGATCGCCGCTCTGATGCTGATCATTCCGGGTTTCCTGACGGATATCGTCGCAATCCTTATTCTCCTTCCGCCGGTGCGCGAGTTCATCTGGCGGGCGATCGCCAAACGCTTCGTCGTCGTCAATGCCAAGGGCGGCTTCTCCGCGGGACCGAAATCGGATTTCCGCGATCGCAATCCGAATTCGAAGGTGGTCGATCTCGATGAGGAGGACTATCATAGGGAGCCGGATCGCAAATCGCCGTGGTCCGGCAAACATCTCGGTGACTGA
- a CDS encoding Tim44/TimA family putative adaptor protein, translating into MSSNDFITLFFLVAAVLIFFQLRSVLGRRTGNEKPPRDLYSPRDTAPADAADAGKVVTLPRRDTTADDEDRFSEIDAVAASGTPLNESLRALNKADPSFSPKEFLNGARMAYEMIVMAYADGDRKTLKNLLSREVYDGFDAAIGEREARGDKVKSTFVGIDKAEITHAETKGSEAQITVRIVSQLISATYDKADVLIEGDAENVAEVNDLWTFARDTRSRDPNWKLVATESEHE; encoded by the coding sequence ATGAGTTCGAACGACTTCATCACATTATTCTTCCTGGTGGCGGCGGTGCTGATTTTCTTTCAGCTCCGTTCCGTGCTCGGTCGCCGCACAGGAAATGAGAAGCCGCCGCGCGATCTTTACAGCCCGCGAGATACGGCGCCGGCCGACGCCGCCGATGCCGGCAAGGTCGTGACCCTGCCGCGCCGGGACACGACGGCTGACGATGAGGATCGCTTCTCCGAGATCGACGCCGTCGCCGCATCCGGAACGCCGCTCAATGAATCCCTGCGCGCCCTGAACAAGGCCGATCCGTCCTTCAGCCCGAAGGAGTTTCTGAACGGCGCCCGCATGGCTTACGAGATGATCGTCATGGCCTATGCCGACGGCGACCGGAAAACCCTGAAGAACCTCCTGTCCCGCGAAGTCTATGATGGATTCGATGCGGCGATCGGCGAGCGCGAAGCCCGCGGCGATAAGGTGAAGTCCACCTTCGTCGGCATCGACAAGGCCGAAATCACCCATGCCGAGACCAAGGGCAGCGAAGCGCAGATCACGGTTCGCATCGTCAGCCAGCTGATATCGGCGACCTACGACAAAGCCGACGTGCTGATCGAGGGCGACGCCGAAAACGTCGCCGAGGTCAACGACCTCTGGACCTTCGCCCGCGACACCCGTTCGCGCGATCCGAACTGGAAACTGGTGGCGACCGAATCGGAACATGAGTGA
- the mltA gene encoding murein transglycosylase A produces MSDHASDFVLQAISFDRLEGWKDDDPSGLFEVMRRCRRQITDVKPYRTGSLGLSSDDLLPLLLDAENFTPSSPASARAFFEARCRPFLIRRKDGGSGFVTAFYEPEIEVSERPDDVFRFPFYSRPDDLIDLDDGNRPAELDVSYVFGRLHGDGRVGAYPDRREIDQGFLAGRGLEIAWAKSKVDVFFVHVQGAARLRYRDGRIGRITYAAKAGHPFSAIGKLLIERGEIDRAEISMQSIRGWLARNPGRVDEVLWHNRSYIFFREMPSEALGLRTADPEAGPIAAAKVPLLAGRSLAVDRMIHTFGFPFFISADSLIHLDQGRPFRRLMLALDTGSAIVGPARGDIFTGSGDAAGESAGTVRNDADFVILLPNAAAGRFD; encoded by the coding sequence ATGAGTGACCACGCATCGGACTTCGTCCTGCAAGCCATCAGCTTCGATCGACTGGAAGGCTGGAAGGATGATGATCCCTCCGGCCTTTTCGAAGTGATGCGACGCTGCCGCCGGCAGATCACCGATGTCAAACCCTATCGCACCGGATCGCTCGGCCTGAGCTCGGACGATCTGCTACCGCTTCTCCTGGACGCTGAAAATTTTACGCCGTCGTCGCCGGCATCGGCGCGCGCCTTTTTCGAAGCACGCTGTCGACCCTTTCTGATCCGCCGCAAGGACGGCGGTTCCGGTTTCGTCACCGCCTTCTACGAGCCCGAGATCGAGGTGTCCGAGCGGCCGGACGACGTCTTCCGATTTCCCTTCTACAGCCGCCCGGACGATCTGATCGATCTTGATGACGGCAATCGCCCCGCCGAATTGGATGTATCCTATGTCTTCGGCCGTCTGCATGGTGACGGCCGCGTTGGCGCCTATCCGGATCGCCGCGAGATCGACCAGGGTTTTCTTGCAGGTCGAGGCCTTGAAATCGCCTGGGCGAAGTCGAAGGTCGACGTTTTCTTCGTGCATGTGCAGGGTGCCGCGCGGCTGCGTTATCGCGACGGCCGCATCGGCCGCATCACTTACGCGGCGAAAGCGGGACATCCCTTCTCGGCGATCGGCAAGCTGCTGATCGAGCGCGGAGAGATCGACCGCGCCGAGATTTCCATGCAGTCGATCCGCGGCTGGCTGGCCCGCAATCCGGGGCGAGTGGACGAGGTGCTATGGCACAACCGCTCCTATATTTTCTTCCGCGAAATGCCCTCGGAGGCTCTCGGCCTGCGTACCGCAGATCCTGAGGCGGGTCCGATCGCCGCTGCCAAGGTGCCGCTCCTCGCCGGGCGCTCGCTGGCGGTCGACCGGATGATCCATACGTTCGGTTTTCCCTTTTTCATCAGCGCCGATAGCCTCATTCATCTCGATCAGGGGCGACCTTTCCGGCGGCTGATGCTGGCGCTCGATACCGGTTCGGCGATCGTCGGGCCGGCGCGCGGCGACATTTTCACCGGCTCGGGAGATGCGGCAGGAGAAAGTGCGGGCACCGTCCGCAACGACGCCGATTTTGTGATCCTCCTTCCCAATGCCGCCGCCGGACGATTCGACTGA
- a CDS encoding Smr/MutS family protein, with protein sequence MARDRKLSADERILWGKVARSTRPMPGKVDELTELDAFLAETEAAAERQKAETPTSPSPTAALPAPPATSRHQAKVHHPLEKPVKRKIAKGRLALEARIDLHGLVQSEAHGILLDFLIRAHERGMRHVLVITGKGSSLGSEGALKRAVPLWFSKPEFRYLISSYEPAAQHHGGEGALYIRLSRRHGEKA encoded by the coding sequence ATGGCAAGGGACCGCAAGCTCAGCGCCGATGAGAGGATACTGTGGGGAAAGGTTGCCCGCAGCACGCGGCCGATGCCCGGCAAGGTGGATGAGTTGACCGAGCTCGATGCATTTCTTGCCGAAACCGAGGCGGCAGCAGAGCGCCAGAAAGCCGAAACGCCGACGTCTCCTTCGCCAACGGCTGCACTGCCGGCACCACCTGCAACATCGAGACATCAGGCCAAGGTGCACCATCCGCTGGAAAAGCCGGTCAAGCGCAAGATCGCCAAGGGCCGGCTGGCGCTTGAGGCGCGTATTGACCTGCATGGCCTGGTTCAGAGTGAGGCCCACGGCATCCTTCTCGATTTTCTGATCCGCGCCCATGAGCGCGGCATGCGCCATGTGCTTGTCATCACCGGCAAGGGCAGCTCGCTGGGCAGCGAAGGTGCGTTGAAACGCGCCGTTCCCCTCTGGTTCTCCAAGCCCGAATTCCGTTACCTGATCTCTTCCTACGAGCCGGCCGCCCAGCACCATGGCGGCGAGGGCGCGCTCTACATCCGGCTGTCGCGGCGGCATGGAGAAAAGGCATGA
- a CDS encoding helix-turn-helix domain-containing protein: protein MTPFGEAVRRLRTRKGVSQKEMAAALNVSPAYLSALEHGKRGLPTFDLLQRIAGYFNIIWDEAEELFLLARSSDPRVIIDTSGLPPEYTEFANRLARRIRNLDSAEIARLSALLENGGKGDGKAS from the coding sequence ATGACACCCTTCGGAGAGGCGGTTCGCAGGCTGAGGACGCGCAAGGGCGTCTCGCAGAAGGAGATGGCGGCAGCGTTGAATGTCTCGCCCGCCTATCTCTCGGCGCTCGAACATGGGAAGCGCGGCCTGCCGACATTCGACTTGCTGCAGCGCATCGCCGGCTATTTCAATATCATCTGGGACGAAGCCGAGGAATTGTTCCTGCTTGCTCGTTCCTCCGACCCCCGGGTCATCATCGACACATCGGGGCTGCCGCCGGAATACACCGAATTCGCCAACCGGCTGGCCCGGCGGATCCGCAACCTTGACAGCGCTGAGATCGCCCGGTTATCGGCTCTTCTCGAAAATGGCGGCAAAGGCGACGGAAAAGCGTCATAA